Proteins encoded in a region of the Panicum hallii strain FIL2 chromosome 3, PHallii_v3.1, whole genome shotgun sequence genome:
- the LOC112887205 gene encoding rho GDP-dissociation inhibitor 1-like, giving the protein MDDKKENEKEKHEGIDHEEEEEDEEGNKRAVVLGPQVPLKEQLELDKDDESLRRWKEQLLGQVDTEQLGETAEPEVKVLDLTILSPGRPDLVLPIPFQADEKGYAFALKDGSPYSFRFSFIVSNNIVSGLKYTNTVWKTGVRVENQKMMLGTFSPQQEPYIYEGEEETTPAGIFARGSYSAKLKFFDDDGKCYLEMSYYFEIRKEWPAGQ; this is encoded by the exons ATGGATGATAAGAAAGAGAATGAGAAGGAGAAGCACGAGGGGATCGAccatgaggaggaggaggaggatgaagaaGGTAACAAGCGTGCTGTCGTGCTGGGACCCCAGGTCCCCCTCAAGGAACAGCTCGAACTCGACAAG GATGATGAGAGTCTCAGGAGGTGGAAGGAGCAACTGCTTGGGCAAGTCGATACAGAGCAGCTTGGAG AAACTGCGGAGCCAGAGGTCAAGGTGTTGGACCTGACCATCTTATCGCCAGGCCGACCAGATCTAGTGTTGCCCATCCCATTCCAAGCGGACGAGAAGGGCTACGCATTCGCGCTCAAGGATGGCAGCCCCTACAGCTTTCGTTTCTCCTTCATCGTCTCCAACAATATTGTGTCGGGCCTCAAGTACACAAACACTGTTTGGAAGACAGGAGTAAGAG TGGAGAACCAGAAGATGATGCTGGGAACGTTCAGTCCCCAGCAAGAGCCCTACATCTACGAGGGTGAAGAAGAGACTACCCCAGCTGGCATTTTTGCAAGAGGTTCCTATTCTGCTAAATTAAAG TTTTTTGATGACGATGGCAAGTGCTACTTGGAGATGAGTTACTACTTTGAAATTAGGAAGGAGTGGCCAGCAGGCCAATGA